In Candidatus Epulonipiscium viviparus, one DNA window encodes the following:
- a CDS encoding aminopeptidase P family protein, translating to MDKLTKLRQAMKQNGIDMYYIPSSDFHSSEYVGAFFQVRKYISNFTGSAGELVITQDSAVLYTDGRYFIQAQSQLEGTGITLFKMGEPDVPVLSKYIKNTIKAGEVLAFDGRVVGAKIGIELKTAVEEKHATVRYDLDLVATFWEDRPSLPAGTAFLLDEKYSGESTASKLVRVRDFMAQKDVAAHIITTLDDVAWLYNIRGNDIPHFPVILAYSVVTLDCAYLFVDRAKLSAAIVDVLAKDNIIIKNYDDVYDFAKSLSGRVLLDRAKINYALYFNLPDTVAKIEMTAPTTNFKAHKNETELYNIRWAHAKDGIAIAKFMYWIKETVKTSKITELDAQKKIFELRAEQDGFIEESFGTISAYGANAALMHYSTDLSNPTPLENKGLYLIDSGGQYFEGTTDITRTIALGEVTDIQKTHFTAVLRGMINLSMAKFLEGATGINLDILARGPIWELDIDYRSGTGHGIGYLLNVHEGPNGIRWKVVPERNDSCVLKVGMVTSNEPGIYIENSHGIRIENEIVVEKDVKNEYGQFLKFETLTLAPIDIDAIQIDMLTAKEKAWLNNYHQIVLEKISKYLTDEESEWLINYTRAI from the coding sequence ATGGACAAATTAACTAAATTACGACAAGCTATGAAGCAGAATGGTATTGATATGTATTATATCCCTTCTTCTGATTTTCATAGTAGTGAATATGTAGGAGCTTTTTTTCAAGTTAGAAAGTATATTTCAAATTTTACTGGGTCGGCCGGAGAGCTTGTTATTACTCAAGACTCTGCTGTGTTATACACTGATGGAAGATATTTTATTCAAGCACAATCTCAATTAGAAGGAACAGGTATCACTTTATTTAAAATGGGCGAACCCGATGTACCAGTATTATCTAAGTATATCAAAAACACGATTAAGGCTGGAGAAGTACTAGCTTTTGACGGTCGCGTTGTTGGAGCCAAAATTGGTATCGAATTAAAAACAGCGGTCGAAGAAAAGCATGCTACTGTTCGATATGATCTAGATTTGGTAGCTACATTTTGGGAGGATAGACCCAGCTTGCCTGCAGGCACAGCATTTTTGCTGGATGAAAAATACTCCGGAGAATCTACAGCTTCCAAATTGGTGCGTGTTAGAGACTTTATGGCACAAAAGGATGTCGCCGCGCATATTATAACTACATTAGATGATGTTGCATGGCTATATAATATCCGTGGCAATGATATTCCACATTTTCCAGTGATTCTTGCTTATTCTGTAGTTACGCTTGATTGTGCTTATTTATTTGTGGACAGAGCTAAGCTCTCAGCTGCCATTGTAGATGTACTTGCCAAAGATAACATAATCATCAAAAATTACGACGATGTTTATGACTTTGCTAAATCTTTATCTGGTAGAGTTTTACTGGACCGTGCGAAAATCAATTATGCGTTATATTTCAATTTGCCAGATACCGTTGCCAAGATCGAGATGACTGCACCTACAACAAATTTCAAAGCTCATAAAAATGAAACCGAGCTTTACAATATCCGATGGGCTCATGCTAAAGATGGTATTGCCATTGCCAAGTTTATGTATTGGATCAAAGAAACTGTAAAAACGTCTAAAATTACAGAACTTGATGCTCAGAAAAAAATCTTTGAACTACGTGCTGAACAAGATGGCTTCATAGAAGAAAGTTTTGGAACTATTTCTGCTTATGGCGCTAACGCTGCCCTTATGCACTATAGTACTGATTTATCCAACCCTACCCCCCTTGAAAATAAAGGCCTATATTTGATAGACTCAGGAGGACAATATTTTGAAGGAACAACAGACATTACACGCACAATTGCACTGGGCGAAGTTACTGACATACAAAAAACTCACTTTACTGCCGTCTTACGAGGTATGATTAATTTATCTATGGCAAAATTTTTAGAAGGTGCCACTGGTATTAATCTAGATATTTTGGCGCGCGGTCCTATATGGGAGCTCGATATCGATTATCGATCTGGTACGGGCCATGGCATCGGCTATCTGCTAAATGTACATGAAGGTCCCAATGGCATCAGATGGAAGGTAGTGCCCGAACGAAATGATAGCTGCGTATTAAAAGTGGGTATGGTTACCAGTAATGAACCTGGGATATATATAGAAAATTCGCATGGTATACGTATCGAAAACGAAATAGTTGTAGAAAAAGATGTCAAAAATGAATATGGTCAATTTTTAAAATTCGAGACTTTAACTTTAGCTCCAATAGATATCGATGCTATACAAATAGATATGTTGACTGCAAAAGAAAAGGCTTGGCTTAATAATTACCATCAAATAGTGCTCGAAAAAATTTCCAAGTATTTAACCGACGAGGAATCCGAGTGGCTTATAAATTATACACGAGCAATTTAG
- the recO gene encoding DNA repair protein RecO: protein MILSMKALVIKEFTVGEGDKYIALFGDKFGKIDVSAKGAKHYNRGLASGTQLFVYGNFSVKKTRDTYKLLNVEIIKSFHNLRQDITTLSYASFIAEFLNEVTQENSSNKNLLTLTLYTLHELTKHRLSAKLIRFVFEMRAMKYLGYLPNVYSCTNCETDLHYLDKHTRYAFSIEDGGLLCNNCVRDTKKIKLHIGTIYAIRYILNAPLKELYYFDAPKDLIREFCVVSEKYSKFYIDKDFKTLHFINIL from the coding sequence ATGATTTTAAGTATGAAAGCACTTGTAATTAAGGAGTTTACTGTTGGAGAGGGTGATAAGTATATCGCCCTTTTTGGTGATAAATTTGGAAAAATTGATGTTTCGGCCAAAGGTGCTAAACATTATAACCGTGGTTTAGCTTCTGGCACTCAATTGTTTGTTTATGGAAATTTTAGCGTAAAAAAGACTAGAGATACATACAAACTGTTAAATGTAGAAATAATAAAGTCATTCCACAATTTACGCCAAGATATCACCACTCTATCTTATGCTAGCTTTATTGCAGAATTTTTAAATGAAGTTACGCAGGAAAACTCTAGTAATAAAAATTTATTAACACTTACATTATACACTTTACATGAGCTCACTAAACATAGACTTTCAGCTAAACTAATTCGATTCGTGTTTGAAATGAGGGCTATGAAATATCTAGGATATTTACCAAATGTTTATAGCTGCACCAATTGCGAAACAGATCTGCATTATTTGGACAAGCATACCCGTTACGCTTTTTCGATAGAAGATGGAGGCTTATTATGTAATAATTGTGTTAGAGATACTAAAAAAATAAAGCTTCACATAGGAACAATATACGCTATACGCTATATTTTAAATGCTCCTTTGAAAGAGTTATATTATTTCGATGCGCCTAAAGATTTAATTAGGGAGTTTTGCGTAGTATCAGAAAAATATTCTAAGTTTTATATAGATAAAGATTTTAAAACATTGCATTTTATTAATATTTTATAA
- a CDS encoding YqzL family protein: MADYWKDFTDTGSIENYLAYKEHENSENKKDEDEEDGD; encoded by the coding sequence ATGGCAGACTATTGGAAAGATTTTACAGACACTGGAAGTATTGAGAATTACTTAGCCTACAAAGAACATGAAAATAGTGAAAATAAAAAAGATGAGGATGAAGAAGATGGTGACTAA
- the era gene encoding GTPase Era, protein MKKEFKSGFISIIGRANVGKSTLMNRLVGEKIAIMSNKPQTTRHQVRTILTTNDFQAVFIDTPGIHTPNTELGKFMVKAAHTTLNEVDIILFLIETDTRIGKLDEEIISKLKSVNSAVFLCINKIDGKDPQEVIDSIECYKDSMDFAEVIPISAYEGTNVDALIHCISKYLPAGPKFFPEDMITDEPERQLVAELIREKALHLLDKEIPHGIAIEISSMRKRDKSDMVDIEATIICERDAHKKIIIGKNGQMIKSIGTHARRDIERLLGSKIFLSLWVKVKKNWRDSEFLLKNYGYSKENLLE, encoded by the coding sequence ATGAAAAAAGAGTTTAAATCGGGATTTATTTCCATAATAGGGCGCGCCAATGTTGGTAAATCAACACTTATGAACAGATTAGTGGGTGAAAAGATTGCTATCATGTCTAACAAGCCTCAAACTACTAGACACCAGGTGCGTACTATTCTTACCACAAACGATTTTCAGGCCGTCTTTATAGATACACCAGGAATCCATACGCCAAACACAGAGCTCGGAAAGTTTATGGTTAAAGCTGCCCACACTACACTAAATGAAGTTGATATCATTTTATTTTTAATAGAAACAGATACGCGAATCGGAAAATTAGATGAAGAAATCATTTCAAAACTGAAGTCTGTCAATTCTGCTGTATTTTTATGCATCAATAAAATAGACGGAAAAGATCCGCAAGAAGTAATAGATAGCATTGAATGCTACAAAGATTCTATGGATTTTGCAGAAGTGATTCCGATTTCTGCTTACGAAGGAACCAACGTAGATGCGCTTATCCACTGCATTTCAAAATATCTTCCAGCTGGACCAAAGTTTTTTCCAGAAGATATGATTACAGATGAACCAGAAAGACAGCTTGTGGCAGAATTAATTCGCGAAAAAGCTTTGCATCTTTTAGACAAAGAAATACCTCACGGCATTGCCATAGAAATTAGCTCAATGCGCAAGCGTGATAAAAGTGATATGGTAGATATAGAAGCCACTATAATCTGCGAACGTGATGCTCATAAAAAAATTATTATTGGTAAAAATGGTCAAATGATAAAAAGTATCGGAACTCATGCTAGACGCGATATTGAACGTTTATTGGGTTCAAAGATTTTTTTAAGCCTTTGGGTTAAAGTCAAGAAAAATTGGCGCGATAGTGAGTTTTTACTAAAAAATTACGGGTATAGTAAAGAGAATTTACTGGAATGA
- the ybeY gene encoding rRNA maturation RNase YbeY, with protein sequence MHIDIDDQEGLFVLEPKLEQKIIEVIEECLKLENISNDIEISLSIVDKETIKTINRDFREIDRDTDVLSFPQFEAQSEFVDSADVVILGDIIICLDIAKEQAVAYNHSLAREICFLIAHSCFHLLGYDHMTEDDEIIMFAKQDCVLETLKITR encoded by the coding sequence ATGCACATTGATATAGATGACCAAGAAGGTTTATTTGTTCTTGAGCCAAAGCTCGAGCAAAAGATTATAGAAGTTATAGAAGAATGTTTAAAATTAGAAAATATATCAAATGATATCGAAATCAGTCTTAGTATAGTTGATAAAGAAACTATAAAAACTATTAACCGTGATTTTCGAGAAATAGATAGAGACACTGATGTTCTATCTTTTCCTCAATTTGAAGCGCAATCAGAGTTTGTAGATTCTGCAGACGTAGTAATTCTTGGCGATATTATCATATGCTTAGATATTGCAAAGGAGCAAGCTGTAGCTTATAATCATTCTTTGGCAAGAGAAATTTGCTTTTTAATTGCTCATAGTTGCTTTCATCTATTGGGCTATGATCATATGACAGAAGACGATGAAATAATCATGTTTGCTAAGCAAGATTGTGTTTTAGAAACACTTAAAATTACTAGATAA
- a CDS encoding HD family phosphohydrolase: MKKESNTRAIFIWLSMAFTFLAVVTGNLFDRKSEFQIGSVVPTDFFAPFKFENTKLTEHNKQLAANSVDDIYMIDEQVLQNILSDTESLFNYTEEIIAMMQYPPLEIPDSVQKQLRINYIATNINYSQILQQKSHLSLVNSQYEMLLNIPPETLAQIEERILALFKQIYNNKGVSAEDLEKLDINSMILEFGISPVYQTLVNNIIDNQLVTNLVLDKDATEEARHIKRSSVPAVMVEEGEKIIGKGSKITEESYQLLIDSGIIGTNNIDNFVPYIGVFIMILILYVFVISFLRVTAFKSFLTPEGQNLLFVLYIMMLIVARLMLGLQFIQFPLAIGAMIIALLLNKEIACVFHFVILVVYSLMYKADMTTILYQFITGIMSVFIIVKMIERKDMIKVAGFLGIIYGSVYIAMVLLIDMPLTINLAYNMLIAVGIGVFSVILVGGSLPLWESAFHFVTRFQLLELTNPNQPILKRLLLEATGTYHHSLLVGNLAETAADEIGANALLARVGGYYHDIGKLTCGNYFKENQGSRNPHDSLDPRSSANIIISHVTTGVEIAAKYNLPECVKDMILQHHGCSVMQYFYIKAQNTGTENIKEEDFTYPGPRPQTKEAALVMLADIIEATTRSMQNKLGPDFTIEDLVRKMVKQQLDIGELSECNLFLSDIEKIIQSFTRTLNAMYHERIEYPEKKEKK; encoded by the coding sequence ATGAAAAAGGAATCAAATACCAGGGCAATATTTATTTGGCTGAGTATGGCGTTCACGTTTTTAGCAGTAGTGACTGGAAATTTATTCGATAGAAAATCAGAATTCCAGATAGGTAGTGTTGTACCTACGGATTTTTTTGCTCCGTTTAAATTCGAAAATACAAAATTAACGGAACATAATAAACAATTGGCAGCAAATTCAGTAGATGATATATATATGATCGATGAACAAGTTTTACAAAATATACTATCAGATACAGAATCATTATTTAATTATACAGAGGAGATTATTGCTATGATGCAATACCCTCCTTTAGAGATTCCTGATTCTGTTCAAAAACAACTTAGAATAAATTATATTGCCACAAATATAAACTACTCACAAATATTACAACAAAAATCTCATTTATCACTTGTTAATAGTCAGTATGAAATGCTATTGAATATTCCGCCTGAAACGTTAGCTCAAATAGAAGAGCGAATACTGGCTCTGTTTAAACAGATATATAATAATAAGGGCGTTTCTGCAGAAGATCTCGAAAAGCTTGATATAAACTCTATGATATTAGAATTTGGTATATCGCCAGTTTATCAAACTTTAGTTAACAATATAATAGATAATCAACTTGTAACAAATTTAGTTTTAGATAAAGACGCCACCGAAGAGGCTCGCCATATTAAAAGATCTAGTGTCCCTGCAGTTATGGTCGAAGAAGGCGAAAAAATTATTGGAAAAGGAAGTAAAATAACAGAAGAATCCTATCAATTACTAATTGACAGTGGTATTATAGGCACCAATAATATTGATAATTTTGTTCCATATATTGGCGTTTTTATTATGATACTCATTCTTTATGTGTTTGTTATATCATTTTTGCGAGTGACGGCTTTTAAATCGTTTTTAACTCCAGAAGGACAAAATTTATTATTTGTATTGTATATTATGATGCTAATAGTGGCAAGACTTATGCTAGGGCTACAATTTATTCAATTCCCTCTTGCTATAGGAGCTATGATAATTGCTTTACTTCTAAATAAAGAAATTGCTTGTGTATTTCATTTTGTAATTTTAGTAGTCTATTCTCTTATGTATAAAGCTGACATGACTACCATCTTGTATCAATTTATTACAGGGATTATGAGTGTCTTTATTATTGTAAAAATGATTGAACGAAAAGATATGATCAAAGTTGCAGGCTTTTTGGGAATTATATATGGTAGCGTGTATATTGCGATGGTATTACTAATTGATATGCCGCTTACCATCAATTTAGCTTACAATATGCTAATCGCTGTTGGTATTGGAGTCTTTTCTGTAATTTTAGTGGGTGGAAGCTTACCTCTATGGGAAAGCGCATTTCATTTTGTAACTCGGTTTCAATTACTAGAACTTACAAATCCAAATCAACCAATTTTAAAGCGACTACTATTAGAAGCCACAGGAACATATCATCATAGTTTATTGGTTGGCAATTTAGCCGAAACAGCGGCTGATGAAATTGGAGCCAATGCCTTACTAGCTCGCGTTGGTGGCTATTATCACGATATTGGTAAGCTCACTTGTGGTAATTATTTTAAAGAAAATCAAGGATCCAGAAACCCACATGATTCACTCGATCCTCGATCTAGCGCCAACATCATTATTTCACATGTAACAACGGGCGTTGAAATTGCTGCTAAATACAATTTACCAGAATGTGTAAAAGATATGATTTTACAGCATCACGGATGTAGCGTTATGCAATACTTCTATATAAAAGCTCAGAATACTGGTACAGAAAACATCAAGGAAGAAGATTTCACATATCCAGGTCCAAGACCACAAACTAAGGAAGCGGCTCTTGTAATGCTAGCAGATATTATAGAAGCTACGACTCGCTCTATGCAAAATAAATTGGGTCCAGATTTTACTATAGAAGATCTTGTTCGCAAAATGGTTAAACAGCAACTTGATATAGGAGAGCTTAGTGAATGTAATTTATTTTTATCAGATATAGAAAAGATTATACAAAGCTTCACCAGAACTTTAAACGCTATGTATCACGAAAGAATAGAATACCCAGAAAAGAAGGAAAAAAAGTAA
- a CDS encoding PhoH family protein, which translates to MAGIEKKINIPTNHVSVIFGNMDGNIVKIEKELDVTFVMRGESIKILGETTNVKLASNVIKELIHFAEQGDQIDEQLVDYTLGAITKNRQEDLTHVNQNVVTLTYQGKPIKAKTSGQQKYVELIKKNMVVFGMGPAGTGKTYLAMAMAVDSFKRGEVSKIILTRPAIEAGEKLGFLPGDLQSKVDPYLRPLYDALFEIMGPENFDKNMEKGLIEVAPLAYMRGRTLNNAFIVLDEAQNTTPQQMKMFLTRLGFNSKTVVTGDMTQIDLPSNQHSGLFEAYKVLSNVSGIGMCHLDRNDVIRHPIVQKIVDAYELYLNGPKK; encoded by the coding sequence ATGGCAGGAATTGAGAAGAAAATTAATATACCAACCAATCATGTATCTGTAATTTTCGGAAATATGGATGGTAACATCGTAAAAATAGAGAAAGAACTAGATGTTACATTTGTAATGCGCGGTGAAAGTATTAAAATTTTAGGCGAAACAACAAACGTTAAACTCGCAAGTAATGTTATAAAAGAACTTATACACTTTGCAGAACAAGGTGATCAAATTGATGAGCAGCTAGTTGATTACACTTTGGGAGCCATTACAAAAAATCGTCAAGAAGATTTAACACATGTGAATCAAAACGTGGTAACTCTTACTTATCAAGGAAAGCCAATCAAAGCAAAAACAAGTGGTCAACAAAAATATGTAGAACTTATCAAAAAAAACATGGTCGTATTTGGAATGGGTCCTGCCGGAACAGGCAAAACTTATCTTGCGATGGCGATGGCAGTCGATAGTTTTAAACGTGGCGAAGTTAGTAAAATCATCCTAACACGACCTGCTATAGAAGCGGGTGAAAAACTTGGATTTTTACCTGGAGATTTGCAAAGCAAGGTTGATCCCTATTTAAGACCTCTTTATGACGCATTATTTGAAATTATGGGACCAGAAAATTTTGATAAAAATATGGAAAAGGGACTTATAGAAGTTGCTCCTCTTGCATATATGAGAGGACGTACACTAAATAATGCTTTTATCGTTTTAGACGAAGCTCAAAATACAACTCCTCAACAGATGAAAATGTTTTTAACAAGATTAGGATTTAATTCAAAAACCGTTGTTACTGGGGATATGACTCAAATCGATTTGCCTAGTAATCAACATAGCGGATTGTTTGAAGCTTATAAAGTTCTTAGCAATGTTAGCGGTATTGGGATGTGTCATTTAGATAGAAATGATGTAATTAGACACCCTATAGTACAAAAAATTGTTGACGCATATGAACTTTATCTCAATGGTCCAAAAAAATAG
- the yqfD gene encoding sporulation protein YqfD, producing MFVYLWNYLKGYVIVEISGERIEKLLNGALNQGIYFWDAQSDGNKVVLKTSMDGFKELKAIVFRAKCRISILEKCGLPFINFKYRKRSVFIIGGVAFVAFFWFLTSFVWLVEIEGNDILEETDIIQTLREGGYTTGVLKSKLNLREAEQYLINQHNEILWTGISFQGTKLNVQITEAVPKPIIHNETEPTNIVATRDGIITYIATNSGTPLVKKGDTVKKGDILVTGVVTLESDLVIDAYYVNADAAIVARTPYTLEASLPLDKDQKVYLADYKTTYSIKLFDTQFNLGTKDEFTENIDTLVTINQLKLTSMFPLPFYWIRTDQVPYTKQITTRTETEIIDKLEGALNDNLLKKIGQTGKIIAKEMSYSTVDGVVYGVLNAIVEEDISIEQPINSEPQMSLASPQLS from the coding sequence ATGTTTGTATACTTATGGAATTATTTAAAAGGATACGTTATAGTAGAAATCAGTGGAGAACGGATCGAAAAACTACTAAATGGAGCACTAAATCAAGGCATTTATTTTTGGGACGCTCAGTCTGATGGTAATAAAGTTGTTTTAAAAACTTCTATGGATGGATTTAAAGAGTTAAAAGCCATTGTATTTCGTGCTAAATGCCGAATTTCAATCTTAGAAAAATGTGGTCTACCATTTATTAATTTTAAATATAGAAAAAGAAGTGTGTTTATAATAGGGGGCGTTGCATTTGTAGCTTTCTTTTGGTTTTTAACTTCTTTTGTGTGGCTTGTAGAAATTGAAGGAAATGATATTCTCGAGGAAACTGATATCATCCAAACATTAAGAGAAGGCGGTTATACTACCGGAGTTTTAAAAAGTAAGTTAAATCTTAGAGAAGCAGAACAATACTTAATTAATCAACATAATGAAATATTATGGACTGGAATTAGTTTTCAAGGCACAAAACTTAATGTTCAAATTACGGAAGCTGTGCCAAAACCCATAATACATAACGAAACTGAGCCTACCAATATCGTTGCAACCAGAGATGGAATTATTACATATATTGCCACAAATTCGGGAACTCCTCTTGTAAAAAAAGGAGATACCGTTAAAAAGGGTGATATATTGGTTACTGGAGTAGTTACGTTAGAAAGCGACTTGGTAATAGACGCTTATTATGTAAATGCAGATGCCGCCATAGTGGCAAGAACGCCATACACATTAGAAGCCTCTTTGCCACTAGATAAAGATCAAAAAGTATATTTAGCAGATTATAAGACAACCTATAGTATAAAACTTTTTGATACTCAATTTAATTTAGGTACTAAAGACGAGTTCACTGAAAATATAGATACATTAGTTACAATAAATCAATTAAAACTTACCAGTATGTTTCCTCTTCCGTTTTATTGGATACGTACAGATCAAGTTCCGTATACAAAACAAATAACTACCAGGACAGAAACAGAAATTATTGATAAACTAGAAGGAGCGTTAAATGATAATTTGTTGAAAAAAATCGGTCAAACTGGTAAAATAATAGCCAAAGAAATGTCTTATAGCACAGTAGATGGTGTTGTATATGGTGTATTAAATGCTATAGTAGAAGAAGATATCAGCATAGAGCAACCAATAAATAGCGAGCCCCAAATGAGTCTCGCATCACCTCAATTAAGTTAA
- a CDS encoding YabP/YqfC family sporulation protein, producing the protein MSQRLTIKELTKTFKNFISSIDGVEESIIGLPLITIIGEDNLRVENFSSIIEYNQEIIRLKTKIGVISIIGKNLLAKSMTKEEIVIRGKISGVNLN; encoded by the coding sequence ATGAGCCAACGGTTAACAATAAAAGAACTAACCAAAACGTTTAAAAACTTTATATCATCAATCGATGGAGTAGAAGAATCAATAATTGGACTCCCCCTAATAACTATCATTGGTGAAGATAACCTACGAGTTGAAAATTTTTCTAGTATAATAGAATATAACCAAGAGATTATTAGACTTAAAACCAAGATTGGTGTTATTTCTATCATAGGAAAAAATTTGTTAGCCAAAAGTATGACCAAAGAAGAAATAGTAATACGAGGTAAAATATCTGGAGTAAATTTAAATTAA
- a CDS encoding endonuclease MutS2, which produces MNENIKNKLEYDRLIEHLKTYATSSLGKMLIDTLSPSPYIKVVQKRLDETKEAISLLANTIPLQGVGNIQNIIEQVEKGIVLDCSNLVQISDFLYGVRKVINFFADKEAYTPILASYSKSLTALKNIEDDINQSITKGRVDINASKELKRIRRHIDIEQSKIEEKLQKFITINKKYLESTIITKRQDRFTIQVKAAYKNQVTGTQIDKSNKGNTIFIEPQIIQKHTSALISLKAEEELEEYKILAMLTEIVNSKLQEIKLNVEVIAEYDLIFAKGKYAIAIDAAMPKINVDGYTKIIAGKHPLLEGNVIPLDLEIGDTYSALAITGPNAGGKTVVLKTVGLLTIMTQLGLFIPAKDNSHIAIYSKIFVDIGDNQSLENSLSTFSSHIKNLATIIKQADKQTLVLLDELGSGTDPNEGAALAIAILEELYKKQTTIIVTTHYGEIKNYSKSHPDFNTAKMEFNEETLEPLYKLVIGKSGKSNALYISQKMGVPNHVIERAAGYIKDKNYNFEKIERKVKKIEIEYTTVEFQKGDKVLLLDKNIEGIVYQGQDKERNVAVFIEDNGEIIKEYDKRIKLIVAADKLYPDGYDIDSLFVDFKIRKQERDIARGSKKALKKIQKEIKNHK; this is translated from the coding sequence ATGAATGAGAATATAAAAAATAAATTAGAATATGATAGGTTGATAGAACATTTAAAAACTTATGCAACAAGTTCTTTAGGCAAGATGTTAATCGACACACTGTCGCCGAGTCCATATATTAAAGTGGTGCAAAAGCGCTTAGACGAAACAAAAGAAGCAATCAGTTTGCTTGCAAATACTATTCCACTACAGGGTGTTGGAAATATTCAAAATATTATAGAACAAGTAGAAAAAGGAATAGTTTTAGATTGTTCAAACCTTGTTCAAATAAGTGACTTTTTATATGGAGTTCGAAAGGTGATAAACTTTTTTGCAGATAAAGAAGCATACACACCTATTTTAGCGAGTTATTCCAAATCTCTTACTGCCTTGAAAAATATTGAAGACGATATAAATCAAAGTATTACAAAAGGTAGAGTTGATATCAATGCGTCGAAAGAACTTAAACGTATACGTCGCCATATAGATATCGAACAAAGCAAAATAGAAGAAAAATTACAAAAATTTATAACTATAAATAAAAAATATTTAGAAAGTACTATTATTACAAAACGCCAAGATCGTTTTACTATTCAAGTAAAAGCAGCGTATAAAAATCAGGTAACTGGTACACAAATAGATAAATCCAATAAAGGAAATACTATTTTTATAGAACCTCAAATTATTCAGAAACACACTTCTGCTCTAATTTCACTAAAAGCTGAAGAAGAATTAGAAGAATATAAAATACTAGCAATGCTGACAGAGATTGTTAATTCTAAATTACAAGAAATTAAACTTAATGTCGAAGTCATTGCAGAATATGATTTAATTTTTGCTAAGGGTAAGTACGCTATAGCCATAGATGCAGCAATGCCGAAAATCAACGTTGATGGATATACAAAAATTATTGCAGGAAAACATCCGCTATTAGAAGGAAATGTTATACCGCTTGATCTAGAAATCGGAGATACCTACAGCGCATTAGCAATAACGGGACCAAATGCTGGCGGAAAAACTGTAGTGCTTAAGACGGTTGGCCTATTGACAATCATGACTCAACTTGGATTATTTATTCCTGCCAAAGACAATAGTCATATTGCTATCTATTCAAAAATTTTTGTAGACATTGGAGATAATCAGAGCCTTGAAAATTCATTAAGTACATTTTCGTCGCATATAAAAAACCTTGCGACAATCATAAAGCAAGCCGATAAACAAACACTAGTATTATTAGACGAATTAGGCAGTGGAACAGATCCAAACGAAGGAGCGGCACTTGCCATTGCCATCTTGGAAGAGTTGTATAAAAAGCAAACTACTATTATTGTCACTACTCATTATGGCGAAATTAAAAATTATAGCAAATCTCACCCCGATTTTAATACTGCTAAAATGGAATTCAACGAAGAAACTCTTGAGCCATTATATAAATTAGTAATAGGAAAATCCGGAAAAAGTAATGCGCTATATATTTCCCAAAAAATGGGTGTACCAAATCATGTTATCGAAAGAGCTGCAGGATACATTAAAGATAAAAACTACAATTTCGAAAAAATAGAACGCAAAGTCAAGAAGATAGAAATTGAATACACAACCGTCGAGTTCCAAAAGGGAGACAAAGTATTGCTTCTCGATAAAAATATAGAAGGTATTGTTTATCAAGGACAAGATAAGGAAAGAAATGTTGCGGTCTTTATAGAAGATAATGGTGAAATTATCAAAGAATATGACAAACGAATTAAACTTATTGTCGCAGCAGATAAATTGTATCCAGACGGCTATGACATAGATAGTTTATTTGTAGACTTCAAAATTCGTAAGCAAGAACGAGATATCGCACGAGGTTCTAAAAAAGCGTTAAAGAAGATTCAAAAAGAGATCAAAAATCATAAATAA
- the rpsU gene encoding 30S ribosomal protein S21: MSEVTVRENESLDSALRRFKRNCAKAGIMQEIRKREHYEKPSVKRKKKSEAARKKNRQF; this comes from the coding sequence ATGTCAGAGGTTACTGTTCGCGAAAATGAATCTTTAGATAGCGCTCTTCGTCGTTTCAAAAGAAACTGTGCAAAAGCTGGAATAATGCAAGAAATTCGCAAAAGAGAACATTATGAAAAACCTAGTGTGAAACGCAAAAAGAAATCAGAAGCAGCACGCAAAAAAAATAGACAATTTTAG